One region of Streptomyces davaonensis JCM 4913 genomic DNA includes:
- a CDS encoding MarR family winged helix-turn-helix transcriptional regulator, whose amino-acid sequence MPDLTHGDDAAAVNSLRSAVMRLSRRLKHQRVDESLSPTEMSVLGTLSNCGQATPGELARKEHVQPPSMTRIVALLEGKGLVRLEPHPEDRRQKVVTKTEQAEAMLAESRAKRNAFLAALVDGLDEDEWAKLRAAAPVLEKLAHL is encoded by the coding sequence ATGCCGGACCTTACCCATGGCGACGACGCTGCCGCCGTGAACTCCCTGCGATCCGCTGTCATGCGGCTCTCCCGTCGACTCAAGCACCAGCGGGTCGACGAGTCGCTGAGCCCCACCGAGATGTCGGTGCTCGGCACCCTGTCCAACTGCGGCCAGGCCACCCCGGGCGAGCTCGCCCGCAAGGAGCATGTCCAGCCGCCGTCGATGACCCGCATCGTGGCGTTGCTGGAGGGCAAGGGTCTGGTCCGCCTGGAGCCGCACCCCGAGGACCGGCGCCAGAAGGTCGTCACGAAGACGGAACAGGCCGAGGCGATGCTCGCCGAGAGCCGCGCCAAGCGCAACGCCTTCCTGGCCGCCCTGGTCGACGGCCTGGACGAGGACGAGTGGGCGAAACTCCGCGCCGCCGCCCCCGTGCTGGAGAAGCTCGCGCACCTGTAA
- a CDS encoding MFS transporter — protein MSTGPGAASAPAPHPPTTKSSTAKSSMFSSLSVRNYRLYFIGQVVSNTGTWMQRIAQDWLVLSLTGSATAVGITTALQFLPMLLFGLYGGVLVDRLPKRPTLLVTQTAMALTGLALAFLTLTGHVEVWHVYVAAFAVGLATVIDNPARQTFVTEMVGRDQLQNAVSLNSANFQSARLVGPAVAGLMITGVGTGWAFLFNGLSFVAPIAGLLLMRARDLHVVERSPRAKGQLREGLQYVAGRPELIWTIVLVGFVSTFGFNFPVYLSAFADDVFHAGAGSYSLFNTLMAVGSLSGALLAARRGTARFRVLVAGAVAFGTLEIVAALAPSLWLFALLMAPIGMFGMTVNVTANSSVQLSTDPAMRGRVMSLYMMVFMGGAPLGAPIAGWITDAYGVRAGLAAGGAIAALAAAVIGLVLARVGNLRLTVGWNRGHPVVRFVPREREQLATVA, from the coding sequence TTGAGTACGGGACCCGGAGCAGCTTCCGCCCCCGCACCACACCCCCCTACTACGAAGTCCTCTACTGCGAAGTCCTCGATGTTCAGCTCGCTGAGCGTCCGCAACTACCGCCTGTACTTCATCGGGCAGGTCGTCTCCAACACCGGCACCTGGATGCAGCGCATCGCCCAGGACTGGCTGGTGCTCAGCCTCACCGGCTCCGCGACGGCCGTCGGCATCACGACGGCCCTCCAGTTCCTCCCGATGCTGCTCTTCGGCCTCTACGGCGGCGTCCTGGTCGACCGCCTGCCCAAGCGCCCCACGCTGCTGGTGACCCAGACGGCCATGGCGCTGACGGGCCTGGCCCTGGCCTTCCTGACCCTCACCGGACACGTCGAGGTCTGGCACGTCTACGTCGCCGCCTTCGCCGTGGGCCTCGCGACGGTCATCGACAACCCCGCCCGGCAGACCTTCGTCACCGAGATGGTCGGACGTGACCAGCTCCAGAACGCGGTCAGTCTGAACTCGGCGAACTTCCAGTCCGCGCGGCTGGTCGGCCCTGCGGTGGCCGGCCTGATGATCACGGGCGTGGGCACGGGCTGGGCCTTCCTCTTCAACGGCCTGTCGTTCGTCGCGCCGATCGCCGGGCTGCTGCTGATGCGCGCCCGTGACCTGCACGTCGTCGAGCGCTCCCCGCGCGCCAAGGGCCAGCTGCGGGAGGGCCTTCAGTACGTCGCCGGGCGCCCGGAGCTGATCTGGACCATCGTCCTGGTCGGGTTCGTCAGCACCTTCGGCTTCAACTTCCCCGTCTACCTCTCCGCCTTCGCCGACGACGTCTTCCACGCGGGCGCCGGCTCCTACAGCCTCTTCAACACCCTGATGGCGGTGGGCTCGCTCTCAGGCGCCCTACTGGCAGCCCGCCGCGGCACCGCCAGGTTCCGGGTCCTGGTTGCGGGCGCGGTGGCCTTCGGCACCCTGGAGATAGTGGCGGCCCTGGCCCCCTCCCTGTGGCTGTTCGCCCTGCTCATGGCCCCGATCGGCATGTTCGGCATGACGGTCAACGTCACCGCCAACAGCAGCGTCCAACTCAGCACCGACCCGGCGATGCGGGGCCGCGTGATGTCCCTCTACATGATGGTCTTCATGGGCGGCGCCCCTCTGGGAGCCCCCATCGCAGGCTGGATCACCGACGCGTACGGCGTCCGAGCGGGCCTGGCAGCGGGCGGCGCGATCGCCGCGCTCGCGGCGGCCGTGATCGGCCTGGTCCTGGCCCGAGTCGGCAACCTCCGCCTGACGGTGGGCTGGAACCGGGGGCATCCGGTGGTCCGCTTCGTACCGAGGGAGCGGGAGCAACTGGCGACGGTGGCGTAG
- the thpR gene encoding RNA 2',3'-cyclic phosphodiesterase gives MRLFAALLLPEDVSRELAAEVDRLKTLPGADALRWTGRPGWHFTLAFYGEVDDDAVPDLSDRLARVAHRTEAFPLALRGGGQFGHGRALWVGADGAAATMRLLADRAEAAGRKAGVAMGEHRRYKAHLTVARSRHAVDVREYLATLDDFSGRSWTVAELVLMRSSLPRSGVPGEQPRYEAVARWPLGAAG, from the coding sequence ATGAGACTTTTCGCCGCGCTGCTCCTGCCGGAGGACGTTTCGCGCGAGCTGGCCGCTGAGGTGGACCGGCTGAAGACGCTGCCCGGTGCGGATGCGCTGCGCTGGACCGGCCGCCCCGGGTGGCACTTCACCCTCGCCTTCTACGGCGAGGTCGACGACGACGCCGTACCGGACCTGTCGGACCGGCTCGCGCGCGTCGCGCACCGTACCGAGGCCTTTCCGCTGGCCCTTCGCGGGGGCGGGCAGTTCGGGCATGGGCGGGCGCTGTGGGTGGGCGCGGACGGTGCGGCGGCGACCATGCGGCTGCTGGCCGACCGGGCGGAGGCCGCGGGGCGGAAGGCGGGGGTGGCGATGGGGGAGCATCGGCGGTACAAGGCGCATCTGACGGTGGCGCGGAGTCGGCACGCGGTGGATGTGCGGGAGTATCTGGCGACCCTGGACGACTTCAGCGGGCGCAGCTGGACGGTGGCGGAGCTGGTGCTGATGCGCAGCAGCCTGCCGAGGTCCGGGGTGCCGGGGGAGCAGCCCCGGTACGAGGCGGTCGCCCGCTGGCCGCTCGGGGCGGCCGGTTAG
- a CDS encoding aldo/keto reductase, with protein sequence MEYTQLGRTGLKVSRLVLGTMNFGPQTDEADSHAIMDAALDAGINFFDTANVYGWGENKGRTESIIGSWFAKGGDRRDKVVLATKVYGNMGADGPAWPNHDKLSALNIRRAVDASLKRLGTDHIDVYQFHHIDRDTPFEEIWQAIDVLVQQGKILYAGSSNFPGYKIAQANETAARRGSYGLVSEQCLYNLYERRAEMEVIPAAQDYGLGVIPWSPLHGGLLGGIIKKEAEGGRRASGRAADTLADPAARARLQSYEDLLDKHGVEPGEAALAWLLTRPGVTGPIVGPRTADQLASALRAAELELSEELLTGLDEIFPGPGPSPEAFAW encoded by the coding sequence ATGGAGTACACGCAGCTCGGACGTACGGGACTCAAGGTCAGCCGACTCGTCCTCGGCACCATGAACTTCGGACCGCAGACCGACGAGGCGGACAGCCACGCGATCATGGACGCGGCGTTGGACGCGGGGATCAACTTCTTCGACACGGCCAATGTGTACGGCTGGGGCGAGAACAAGGGCCGTACCGAGTCGATCATCGGCAGCTGGTTCGCCAAGGGCGGCGACCGCCGCGACAAGGTGGTCCTCGCCACCAAGGTGTACGGCAACATGGGCGCCGACGGCCCGGCCTGGCCCAACCACGACAAACTCTCGGCGCTGAACATCCGCCGGGCCGTGGACGCCTCGCTGAAGCGGCTCGGTACGGATCACATCGACGTCTACCAGTTCCACCACATCGACCGGGACACCCCGTTCGAGGAGATCTGGCAGGCCATCGACGTCCTGGTGCAACAGGGGAAGATCCTCTACGCCGGGTCCTCCAACTTCCCCGGTTACAAGATCGCCCAGGCCAACGAGACCGCCGCCCGCCGCGGCTCGTACGGGCTGGTCAGCGAGCAGTGCCTGTACAACCTGTACGAGCGGCGCGCCGAGATGGAGGTCATCCCGGCCGCGCAGGACTACGGGCTCGGAGTGATCCCCTGGTCACCGCTGCACGGGGGGCTGCTCGGCGGCATCATCAAGAAGGAGGCGGAGGGCGGGCGCCGCGCCTCCGGCCGAGCCGCCGACACCCTCGCGGACCCGGCGGCCCGCGCCCGGCTCCAGTCGTACGAGGACCTGCTGGACAAGCACGGCGTCGAGCCCGGCGAGGCGGCCCTGGCCTGGCTCCTGACCCGCCCCGGCGTCACGGGCCCGATCGTCGGCCCGCGTACGGCAGACCAGCTCGCCTCGGCGCTGCGGGCAGCAGAGCTGGAGCTGAGCGAGGAACTGCTGACGGGCCTGGACGAGATCTTCCCGGGCCCGGGGCCGTCCCCGGAGGCCTTCGCCTGGTAG
- a CDS encoding maltokinase N-terminal cap-like domain-containing protein, whose protein sequence is MAIIHHTTLKPSKVELLAEWLPTRPWYVGTGTPELTKAGGFRLDDPAGEVGIEFMVAADGDGVAYLVPLTYRGAPLDGAEDTLIGTMEHGVLGKRWAYDGTHDPVLVAELLALIEGRAQAQAQSVDNTPDHEIARSCTATGELRAHGPAADDETGTDLTTADGSVLRLHRRLGGTDLPPSDALGHVSGHWTAADGTPARAVFVVLRPGSLA, encoded by the coding sequence ATGGCGATCATTCATCACACCACCCTCAAGCCCTCCAAGGTCGAACTGCTCGCCGAGTGGCTGCCCACCCGCCCCTGGTATGTCGGCACCGGAACCCCGGAGCTGACGAAGGCCGGTGGCTTTCGGCTGGACGATCCGGCGGGTGAGGTCGGGATCGAGTTCATGGTGGCGGCGGATGGGGACGGAGTCGCCTACCTCGTCCCGCTCACTTACCGCGGCGCCCCACTCGACGGCGCCGAGGACACCCTCATCGGCACCATGGAGCACGGCGTGCTGGGCAAGCGCTGGGCCTACGACGGCACCCACGACCCCGTGCTGGTCGCCGAGTTGCTCGCGCTGATCGAGGGCCGCGCCCAGGCGCAGGCGCAGAGCGTCGACAACACCCCGGACCATGAGATCGCCCGCTCCTGCACGGCCACCGGCGAACTCCGGGCCCACGGACCGGCCGCGGACGACGAGACCGGCACCGACCTGACCACCGCCGACGGTTCCGTCCTCCGTCTGCACCGGCGGCTCGGCGGGACCGACCTCCCGCCCTCCGACGCGCTCGGGCATGTCTCCGGGCACTGGACCGCGGCGGACGGCACCCCGGCCCGTGCCGTGTTCGTCGTCCTGCGGCCCGGCTCCCTTGCCTAG
- a CDS encoding Uma2 family endonuclease — protein MTVLQDRIAMAESDDRVWLDEMFERLEKMPVPEGYKVEIVEGAIFMSPQRDTHWEIILDIVEQLRTKYPRRRVKSDVRVDYPGHLNGFASDVTLVKEDAEKDPRGLWNCEDVEFVAEVISKGTAHNDYEPKKTAYAVAEVPVYLIVDPYQRKCHLYTLPKDGEYIARLSISFGSDLDMTTTPLGLTLKTDEFPRD, from the coding sequence ATGACCGTCCTTCAAGACAGGATCGCGATGGCCGAGAGCGACGACAGGGTCTGGCTCGACGAGATGTTCGAGCGGCTCGAGAAAATGCCCGTCCCCGAGGGATACAAGGTTGAGATCGTCGAGGGGGCCATCTTCATGTCGCCGCAGCGGGACACGCACTGGGAGATCATCCTGGACATCGTCGAGCAACTGCGCACCAAGTACCCACGCAGGCGCGTGAAGTCGGACGTCCGCGTCGACTACCCGGGCCATCTCAACGGCTTCGCCTCCGACGTGACACTCGTCAAGGAGGACGCCGAGAAGGACCCCAGGGGTCTGTGGAACTGCGAGGACGTCGAGTTCGTGGCCGAGGTCATCTCGAAAGGGACAGCACACAACGACTACGAACCGAAGAAGACCGCCTACGCCGTCGCCGAAGTCCCTGTCTACCTCATCGTCGACCCCTACCAGCGCAAGTGCCACCTCTACACCCTGCCCAAGGACGGCGAGTACATCGCCCGACTCTCCATCAGCTTCGGCTCGGACCTCGACATGACCACCACCCCCCTCGGCCTCACCCTGAAAACCGATGAGTTCCCCCGCGACTGA